One Triticum dicoccoides isolate Atlit2015 ecotype Zavitan chromosome 4B, WEW_v2.0, whole genome shotgun sequence genomic window carries:
- the LOC119292433 gene encoding blue copper protein-like, with the protein MQATSAADHLPSPQQHHPGADYTTWASDKKIKVGDTLVFNYAGGGHNMAEVSAADYASCSAANALSSDGSSATTIALKTAGKHYFICGVTGHYSNDMKPAVDIAAATTASPPKASPTPDTPDTPSTTPTSPSTPGATPKTPATVLAPPTKQSESGATGLRAIGDGHDRSLCHTTSTDRRWKRNRNRTATGHIGMPVVRALGATMNCMGRH; encoded by the exons ATGCAAGCCACCTCCGCCGCCGACCATT TACCGTCACCGCAGCAGCATCATCCGGGGGCAGACTACACCACCTGGGCCAGCGACAAGAAGATCAAAGTCGGCGACACCCTCG TGTTCAACTACGCCGGCGGGGGGCACAACATGGCGGAGGTGAGCGCGGCGGACTATGCATCATGCTCCGCCGCGAACGCGCTCAGCAGCGATGGCAGCAGTGCCACCACCATCGCGCTCAAGACCGCGGGGAAGCACTACTTCATCTGCGGCGTCACCGGCCACTACAGCAACGACATGAAGCCCGCCGtcgacatcgccgccgccaccaccgcctcgccGCCGAAGGCGTCCCCGACCCCGGACACCCCCGACACCCCCTCCACCACCCCAACTTCGCCATCCACCCCCGGCGCCACGCCCAAGACCCCGGCGACCGTGCTCGCGCCCCCGACCAAGCAGTCGGAGTCCGGTGCCACCGGACTCAGGGCCATTGGCGACGGACACGACAGGAGCCTATGCCACACTACCAGCACCGACAGGAGGTGGAAGAGGAATCGGAACCGCACCGCCACCGGGCATATTGGAATGCCCGTGGTAAGGGCGCTGGGAGCCACAATGAATTGCATGGGTCGTCATTGA